One Pseudochaenichthys georgianus chromosome 7, fPseGeo1.2, whole genome shotgun sequence DNA segment encodes these proteins:
- the LOC117449425 gene encoding matrix remodeling-associated protein 8-like has product MHPSQSPDRLYLNTVDRMHLEMTLLQIVSVLLLPGAWGQISSNPFGVVVEAKNITLPEGSKAVLPCHSPRMVWTQDRLKDRQRVVHWDLVRSSPEYSVERVLDMSPGARERVYNSINKGRISLPDTAFTDGNFSLIIDNVVATDKGVYTCNLHHHYCQIHQSIKIQLNVTKSARKEKRYWDGERTVFVVMLGKSVVLPCVNRRSLWREGLQEDQQQVAHWDFQPPGVRPDRADRLVDLYASGERRDYGPRFGASKMSVEEDAFTLGDFSLSIADLRPVFKGLYSCHLHHHYCGLHERRIYRLNVGPAVPPAPTSAPRVFQNDVPEQRTVQEVEGPRVVNVILPEQRGYFVQHMGYFLATFLLLAFIVVAVIVVTRRRKKRGLEYDIRRYERGTVISGGEMSLECTELRTCNQEPTNSDYKNNILKERDMSKDCNMDFDGKLWK; this is encoded by the exons ttgTATCTGTGCTCTTACTGCCAGGAG CGTGGGGTCAGATCAGCAGCAACCCATTTGGCGTGGTGGTGGAGGCCAAGAACATCACCCTCCCTGAAGGATCCAAGGCTGTGCTTCCCTGCCACAGCCCCCGCATGGTGTGGACCCAGGACAGGCTGAAGGACCGCCAGAGGGTGGTCCACTGGGACTTGGTGCGCAGCAGCCCGGAGTATTCTGTGGAGCGAGTCCTGGACATGTCCCCCGGAGCCCGCGAGAGGGTCTACAACAGCATCAACAAGGGACGCATTTCCCTCCCAGACACGGCTTTCACTGATGGCAACTTCTCCCTCATCATCGACA ATGTGGTTGCAACGGACAAAGGAGTTTACACTTGTAATCTGCACCATCACTACTGCCAGATTCACCAGTCCATCAAAATCCAGCTCAATGTCACAAAGTCAG CTCGTAAAGAGAAGCGTTACTGGGACGGAGAGAGGACTGTGTTCGTGGTGATGTTGGGCAAGTCGGTGGTGTTGCCTTGTGTGAACCGGCGCTCTCTGTGGAGGGAGGGTCTCCAGGAGGACCAGCAGCAGGTGGCCCACTGGGACTTCCAGCCCCCCGGCGTGCGTCCTGACCGGGCCGACCGCCTGGTGGACCTCTATGCCTCTGGAGAACGGCGAGATTATGGACCACGCTTCGGGGCGAGCAAGATGAGCGTGGAGGAGGACGCTTTCACTCTAGGGGACTTCTCTCTGTCCATCGCTGACTTAAGGCCTGTTTTTAAAGGCCTGTACTCCTGCCACCTGCATCACCACTACTGTGGACTGCACGAGAGACGCATCTACAGGCTCAATGTGGGACCTGCAGTTCCCCCCGCACCCACATCAGCACCCAGAGTTTTCCAGAATGATGTGCCAGAGCAAA GGACTGTGCAAGAGGTGGAGGGTCCGCGCGTGGTGAACGTCATCCTTCCTGAGCAGCGAGGTTATTTCGTGCAGCATATGGGCTACTTCCTGGCAACGTTCCTACTGCTGGCGTTCATCGTTGTCGCTGTCATCGTGGTGACTAGGAGACGCAAGAAGAGAG GGCTGGAGTACGACATACGTAGATATGAGAG GGGAACTGTGATCAGCGGAGGTGAAATGTCATTAGAATGCACAGAACTGAGGACCTGTAACCAAGAACCTACGAATTCAG ACTACAAAAACAACATACTGAAAGAGAGAGATATGTCCAAAGACTGCAACATGG ATTTTGATGGGAAGCTGTGGAAGTGA